A part of Salvelinus sp. IW2-2015 linkage group LG16, ASM291031v2, whole genome shotgun sequence genomic DNA contains:
- the ak4 gene encoding LOW QUALITY PROTEIN: adenylate kinase 4, mitochondrial (The sequence of the model RefSeq protein was modified relative to this genomic sequence to represent the inferred CDS: inserted 1 base in 1 codon), with amino-acid sequence MMAKLFRAVIMGPPGSGKGTISERIAQSFGLKHLSSGDFLRENIAANTEAGVLAKTYIERGLMVPDHVMTRXLLPRLEEMTRHSWLMDGFPCTLAQAKALNSTCDLDLVISLNIPYETLKDRLSDRWIHPASGRVYNMGFNPPHVQGRDDLSGEPLIQHDNDQPEALVARLRHYKDVAKPVIDLYKSKGILHMFSGTETDRIWPYINSLLSTKIPSRPETDTQHIPLP; translated from the exons ATGATGGCCAAACTGTTCCGAGCTGTGATCATGGGTCCACCAGGTTCTGGGAAGGGGACCATATCTGAAAGAATTGCGCAGAGCTTTGGCCTCAAACATCTGTCCAGTGGCGACTTTCTTCGGGAGAATATAGCTGCAAATACAG agGCCGGTGTTCTAGCTAAGACCTACATAGAGAGGGGTCTGATGGTGCCGGACCATGTGATGACAC CCTTACTGCCCAGGCTGGAGGAGATGACCCGCCACAGCTGGCTGATGGATg ggTTTCCCTGTACCCTAGCCCAGGCCAAGGCTCTGAACAGTACCTGTGATCTGGATCTGGTCATCAGCCTCAACATCCCTTATGAGACCCTGAAGGACCGACTGAGTGACCGCTGGATCCACCCAGCCAGCGGCAGGGTCTACAACATGGGCTTCAACCCTCCACACGTACAG GGCAGGGATGACCTCAGCGGAGAGCCTCTGATCCAGCATGATAATGACCAACCAGAGGCTCTAGTGGCCAGACTGAGGCACTACAAGGACGTGGCCAAGCCAGTCATAGACCTGTACAA GTCAAAGGGCATCCTGCACATGTTCTCTGGCACAGAGACCGACAGGATCTGGCCTTACATCAACTCTCTTCTCAGCACTAAGATCCCTAGCAGacctgagacagacacacagcacatccCACTGCCCTGA